CGAAAAAAAAGCAGCATAAAATCTAGCTAACAGTAGGCATACGAAATAAGCCAAAGGCGCGTGAACACTGCACTCCGGCGCGAATGGGTTTATGCCGGGCTAACCCCAAGCCATGCAAACGCCGCTTAAGTGTAGGCTTAAATTTAACCGGCTTATGCAAATCCGAATTTTTTGTCTGCCTGGGGCTAAGCCTGCCCCAAGTCCGCCAAAATCTTATCCCGCACCAACTGTCCGGACAAGGTCACCATCGGCATGCCGCCGCCCGGATTGACGCTGCCGCCGACGAAATACAGATTGCTTAATTGCTTGCTGCGTTGCGGGGCCTTGAAGCCCAGGTTTTTCCAGCGGTCCGCCACCACGCCGTAAATCGAGCCCAGATTGGAATAATATTTGGCCTGAATATCCAGAGGCGTCCAGTATTCTTCGGTGACGATGTGTTGGCGCAAATCGGTCAAACCCATGCGCTCCAGTTTGGCTAAAACGCGCTCGCGTAGCGCCCAATAATCGTCGGCAGTCAACGGTTTGTCCGGATTGATGTGCGGGATGTGCGGCAGGATTTTGATGATCTCGCAACCGTCCGGCGCCTGGCTCGGATCGGTTTTGCACGGCGCGACCAGGTAAATAGTCGGATCGTCGGATAATTTGCCGCTGTGAAACACCGCATCGAAATGCTCGCGCGGATGATCGGAATAAAAGAAATTGTGGTGAGCCAATTGCGGATACAGCCGGTTCACACCCAAATGCAACACCAAGCCGGAACAGGTCGGCTCGAAGCGCTGCATTTTTTTCAGTTCCGCCGGTGAGTTATGCAGCAATTTGTCCATCGCCGGAATCACTTCCATATTCGATACCACGATGTCCGCCGCCAATACCTCGCCGTCTTGCAGTTTGATGCCGGTGGCTTTGCCGGCTTGGTATTGAATTTCCTCAACTTCGCTGTTCAAACGAATGGATACGCCCAATTCGATAGCAAGTTTTTCCAGCGCTTGCGCCAAACCGTACATGCCGCCCTTGACATACCACAAGCCGTATTCGTATTGAATGTAAGGCATCAGATTCATCAAAGCCGGCGAATCGTAGGGCGACGAGCCGACGTATTTGATGAAGTAGTTGAGGATATCGACCAGTTTGGGATGGGAAATAAAGCGCTTGACGCCCTGGTCCATCGACCGAAACACGTCGAAATTCAAGGCGCGGATGGGGCCGTAAAACTTCAGCAATTCCCAGAAGGTATCCAAGCCCTTGGCGAAATAACCGGCTTCGGTTTCCGTGCCTAGTTTTTTGGAATAGGCCATAAAGTTGGCAAATTCGGCGGCGGTATTCGGCCCCAGTTTGTCCAGCTCGCGGCGCTGGTTCTGTTCGTCTTCGCATAAATCGATGGTGGTGCCGTCTTCAAAGAAATTGCGCCAATGCGGCTCGACTTTTTCGATGCCGACATAATCGGCCATGTTTTTACCGACTTTGGTAAACAGTGCTTCGAAGATATGCGGCATGGTCAGGATCGACGGTCCCAAATCGAAAGTGAAGCCGTCTTTGGTCATGATGTTCAGCTTGCCACCGACCTTGTCGTTCTTTTCAACCAACTCCACCGCGAAACCTTCGCTAGCCAGCGAAATAGCCGCCGACAAACCGCCCAGACCGGCGCCGATGACGACGACACGTTTATTGTTATTGTTTTGCTTCATCAGTAGTCCCGTTTCCATGACAACAGTAATTTAAGATTTTGCCAGCGCTGGGTTAAATCGAACGCTGAATATTCCCGAAAAGCTTGTAGCGCCGGCCAGTTGCGCTTGATGCGTTGCAACAGCGAACCTTCGCCGTAGACAAAGTCCATATAGCCTTTGAAGTCTTGGTAGCGTTGCTCGGAGTACGGAAACCAGTTAGGTTCCTTGGGTAAATGGCTGCGGCTGGTCATGCCGGCCACCGGATAGGTAAAACTGCGCAAACCTTCCGCGCCGTGATAACGGCCAAAGCCGCTTTTTTTCACGCCGCCGAACGGCAAGCCGGGATGGCCGATGTTCTTGATCACGTCGTTGACTGCCCAGTTACCTACTTCGAGTTGGCCGGCGACCCGCTCGGCTTTAGCAATATCCTGGCTCCAGATGCTGGCATTCAAGCCAAATTCGCTGTCGTTCGCCAGACGGATGGCTTCGGCTTCATCGGCAAAGGCCATCACCGGCAACAGCGGCCCAAAGCTTTCCTCGCGCATTACCCGCATGCCGTGATGGACATTCCATAGCACGACGGGTTTAAGGTAATTACCCTGCCGTTCCAGCGGCCCGGAGGCTTGCGCGCCTTGGGCAATGGCATCCTGGTAATGCGCCTCGACAACTGCAATTTGCCTTTCGCTGGTCATTGCACCCAAGTCGCCGTGCGGGCCGTGCCCGACCTGCAATTGCGAAACGCCCTGTTGCAACAAGCTTAAAAACTCATCGTGACAGTCCTGCTGAACATACAAACGCTCGACCGACACGCAGACCTGGCCGCTATTGCAAAACGCGCCGTACAAAGCCGCATCGGCCGCGCGTTGCAATGCCGCATCGTTGAATACCAGCATCGGGTCTTTGCCGCCCAACTCCAGCAACACCGGGATGGGGTGTTGCGCGGCGCGCTGCATGACGGCTTTACCGCTGTTCAGACCACCGGTGAAAAATACCAAATCCGGGCGGGCGTCGATCAGCCGCGCCCCCGTTTCGCCGTCGCCAACCAACCATTGCACCAAACTATCAGGTAAATCCAATTGCTTGAATAAATCGAAAACCAACTGGCCGACCTGCAAACTTAATTCGGACGGTTTCAAGATCACCGCATTGCCGGCAAACAAAGCCGTCAGCATTGGCCCGACCGACAGTTGAAACGGATAATTCCACGGCGAAATCACCGCAACCACACCGTAGGGCCGCCGCTCGATGCCGGCAGTGGCGCCGGGAAAAGCGAAGGGTGACGTGGGAATGCCTTGATAGCCCAGGATATTGGCGGCGTACTTTTGGTAATAGCGGGCCAAATCCAAAACCGGGTAAATCTCGCCCAGCAGGGCTTCGGTGCGGACTTTACCGGTAGTCAGACTGATTTGCTCGCAAATCGAGTCCAATTCGGCCATCAATAAAGGCACCAGCTTGGCTAGAATTTTCGCCCTTTCGGCTACCGGCCGCTTGCCCCAGATTTGCGCCGCTGCACGCGCAGCCAGCATCTGCTGCTGAATCGCCTGTAAATCGCTAACCGGAAAATCGCCCAGCACGCGGCCATCGACCGGCGATACGGCCTGCATAGTCGCCACCGCTTAGGCCTTGGCTTTTTTCAGCCAGGTACTTTGTTGAATTTCCTTGAAATGCACCCGGTGCTTGCGGGAAATCAGATTCGAGGAAATCCGCGCCGACTCGTATATGGTCGGCAAGCCGCTACCGGGATGGGTGCCGCCGCCGACCAGATAGCAGTTGTCCAGCTCTTCGAAGCGGTTATGCGGCCGCCAGTACAGCATCTGGCTGAACTTGTGCGACAGGCTGAAGGTCGCGCCTTTATAAACGTGTTCGTCGCTTTCCCAGGTGCCGGGAGTGATGATTTTTTCGCATTCGATATGCTCACGAAGATCACTCAAACCCAGCCGCGCACCCAGCGTATCCAGCACTTGCTCACGCACAGCGGCGCAATGAGTTTGCCAATCAACGCCACTGTCGTTATTCGGCATCGGCACCAGCACGTATAGCGCCGACTTGCCGGCCGGCGCCAGGCTGGCATCGCTGACCGAGGCGTTTTGCACGTAAAACGAAAAGTCCTCGGTCAAAGTTTTATTGCTGAAAATATTACGGATATTGGTACGGTAATCCTTGGCAAATACGATGGTGTGGTGCGGCAAATCGTATTGTTTATCCAGGCCCAAATAGAGCATGAAGGTCGAGCAGGAATACTCGCACTTTTGTAATTCTTGATGGTCGTATTTGCGCAAGGTGCCGGGCTCCAGCAAATGCGTCATGGCGTGGGCAAAATCGGCGTTGACGATCACTTCGTCGCCGCGCACTTCCTCGCCGTTTTGCAATCTCACACCCTTGGTCGCGCCGTCTTCGACGATCAACGAAGCGACTTCGGCGTTGAGATGAATCTCGCCGCCGGACTCGGTCACCACTTGCGCCATCGCCGTCGCAATCTTATTTAAACCGCCGGCCACGTGGTAAATGCCATATTCATGCTCAAGGTACGGCAACATGGTAAACAGTGCCGGACACTCCCAGGGCGACATGCCCAGATACTTGGATTGAAAGCAAAACGCCAGGCGCATTTTTTCCTTATCAAAATATTGGCCCAGGTTGTTGAACACACTTTTCGGAAACGCCAGCCAGGGCAAGGCCTTGATCAAATCCAGCGAGAAGAACGAAGACCAATTCGAGTAATCTCGGGTAATGCACGGGTACAAACGATTGAAGCGGCTGCGTTCGTTGTCCATGAAGCGCTCGTAGCCGGCGCTGCCTTCGTCGAAAACTCGCTCCAACTCGGCACGCATATTTTCCCGGTCGGAAAACACATTAATCTCGCGATCGTCATATAGCAAACGATACATCGGACTCAGCGGCATGAACTGCATGTAGTCTTCGCTGCGCCGGCCGCACAACTCAAACATTTCGTCCAAAACACCCTTCATCAATAAAAAAGTCGGACCGGTATCGAAGGTAAACCCGTCCATCGTAATGGCCCGATTGCGGCCACCAACATGGGGATGTTTATCGAATATGGACACTTTAAAGCCGCGATGGCTGAGTAACATGCCGGCGCACAAGCCGCCGGGGCCGGCGCCAACGATGATGATATGTTTTGAATCTGCCATGATATGAGATGAGCGGTGCTTGCCGAGTCGTTTTATAAAAGCGCTAATGTAACAGCAAAATGTCAAAAAGCGACCTATTCGCCAACACCAAAGTAAAACCAAGCGCACTAGCAGACGCTACGCGAGCCCGGCAAACCCGATTTTATCTAAGGTTGTAGCCACCGAGAAATCAACGGCGATTCAATGGATAGCCTTTACGAATCGGCGCTTATTGATTTGAGCAGTAGGGGACTATAAGGATTGTTCTCGCGGCTAAAAGTGCATCGATTGGCAGAAGTTTTGCGCGATATTCCTGCGAGCGCGGCATAATAGGCACTATGAAAACACCGAAAAGACTTGAACCCCTAATCGATAGCGGCTTGATCGACGAGGTCATAGGCTCGCTGAAGAGCGGCAAGGAAGCCGCCGTGTATGTGGTGCGTTGCGGCTCGGAAATCTGCTGCGCCAAAGTTTACAAGGAGGCCGACCAGCGCAGCTTTAAAAAAAGTGTGCTTTACCAGGAAGGCCGCAAAGTGCGCAATAGCCGCCGCGCCAGAGCCATGGAAAAAGGCAGTAGCTATGGCCGTAAAGAACAGGAATCGGCTTGGCAAAACGCCGAGGTGACGGCTTTATACCGCTTGGCGGATGCCGGCGTGCGAGTACCTAAACCCTATAACTTTATTGACGGCGTGCTACTGATGGAATTGGTCGCCGATGCCGACGGCCACCCGGCACCTAGGCTGAACGATCTGGAAATGCCGGCAGAGCTGGCCCGCGAATACCATGCGTTTCTGATCGGCCAGATCGTGCGCATGCTCTGCGATGGTCTGGTGCATGGCGATTTGTCGGAATACAACGTGCTGGTCGGCAGCGACGGGCCGGTGATTATCGATTTACCGCAAGCGGTGGACGCGGCCGGCAATAACAATGCCCGCGCAATGCTGGAGCGCGACGTCGCCAATATGGCCGCCTACTTCGGCCAGTTCGCACCGGAATTGTTGACGACACACTTTGGTAAGGAAATGTGGAAGCTGTATCAAAGCGGCGATTTGCATCCGGAAACCCAGCTGACCGGACATTTCGCAGACAGTAATAAACCAGCCGATCTACGTAGTGTGATCCGCGAAATAGACGCCGCGCGCGAAGACAACGAAGCCAAGCAGCGTTTTCTCCAAACTCCATAGCCCTGATCCCTAAAAAAGAAAAAGCCGGTGTTACCCGGCTTTTTCTTACTGCTTGGCACCGCTGGCCTATCAGGCATAGGTGTCGATTTTGCTGCCTATTCTTGCATCATTATCGCCATCTGTGTCTTTCACAACCGCTTGCACGGGCGGCGTTGCTGCTTGCTGATTGGCTGCCGGCTGTTTCGCTTGGTTGGTGATAGGGAAATACGGTGTTGAACCTACTCCCGATACGGATGACATGATTTATCTCCTCTGGATTGAATAGTACCCGCCATGTTTCGGCCGGCATCCATTTATCGACCGGTTTTACCAAAGCTTTAAACGGGTGCGGCAAGCTAATTCAGCTCACCGCCATGCCCATAAATTCTCAGTCTTTCAGCAGCTGATCGCCTATCGGTAACTGCCTAATCCGCTGCCCGGTGGCGGCAAAAATAGCATTGCACAACGCCGGCGCAATCGGCGGCACGCCCGGTTCGCCCACCCCGCCCAATGGGGTATCAAATTCCGCGGGTGGCAGCAGATGTACTTTGATTTCGCGCGGTGCATCGTCGATGCGCGTGAGTTGATACGCATGAAAATTATCTTGCTGCACGGCGCCGTTTTTAAAGCTGATTTCACCAAGCGTTGCCAAGCTGACACCCATAATGCAAGCCCCCTCGATCTGCGCACGAATCCGCTCGGGATTGACTTGCGGCCCACAATCCACCGCCACATCGACCCTAGGAATGCTTAATTTGCCGGCTTCATCCACTACCACTTCCACAACGACAGCCACATAAGTCACAAAGCTGTAATGTGCAGCCAACCCCAAGCCTTGGCCTTTGGGCAACTGCCGGCCCCAGCCGGCTTCGCGAGTCACCGTTTCGATCACGCGGCGCAGACGGCCGGTATCGACCGGATAAAGCGCGGGCGATTCGCCGTGATTCCAGGTGTCATTTAGACTGGTCGGATCGATACGCCGCGCCGGACCGATTAAATCCAGCAGAAAATCCCGATGATCGCGTCCCGCTGCCGCCGCCATTTCCGCCACAAAGGACTGCACGGCAAACGCATGCGGAATATTGGACACCGAGCGAAACCAGCCGATACGGGTATGCGCCGCTGCCGGTGGGTTTTCGATGCGCAGATTATCGATTGCAAACGGCACATTGATCACCCCCATCCCCAACTCCACCGGCATTTGTTGCTTGCTGTCCGGTCCGAATGTGGAGGAAATGCTCGGCGCCGCCGTTTTATGCAGCCAGGCTACCGGCTTGCCCTGCGCATCCAAGCCTGCTTCCAAGCGCTCCAAAGACACGGTGTGGAAATAGGAATGATGCAGATCGTCCTCGCGGGTCCAGGTCACTTTCACCGGTTTGCCTTGCATCGCTTGCGATAACAAGGCCGCTTCGATAACGTAGTCGGGTTTGGATTTACGCCCGAAACCGCCGCCCAATAAAGTTACGTTGACGGTCACTTTGTCTTCCGGCAATTTCAGCCATTTGGCTACTTTATCCCGAGTCAACTGCGGCGCCTGGGTGCAGGTCCAAATTTCGCAATTTCCCTTGACGATGCGGGCCGTCGCTGCCGGCGGCTCCATCGGCGCTTGGGCCAGATGGGGCAAATAATATTCTGCTTCCAGGCGCTTGACGGCACCTTGCAATGCGGCATCGACATCGCCTTGTTGGCGCACCACTTTGCCTGGCTGACGGACGGCGGCTTCCAGTTCGGCTTTGTAGACTAGTGAATCGTAGGAGGCATGCTCCCCGTTGTTCCACTCGATTTTTAAGGCGTTGCGCCCCTGGATAGCCGCCCAGGTATTACTGGCAATCACCGCGACGCCACCCAAGGGATTAAATTCGGCCGGCAGCGGACTGCTGGGCAGTTCAACGACCTTTACCACACCCGGCACCTTCAGTGCGGCGCTGGCATCAAATTTTAAAACTGTGCCGCCCAATACCGGTGGCCGCGCCACGACGGCGTAGAGCAGGCCTTTCAGCTGGGTGTCTATGCCATACATGGCGCGTCCGGACACAATATCCCGGCCATCGTAAATGCCTTGCCGGCCTTTACCGATGTAACGAAATTCCGCCGAATTCTTCAAACGCAAGCTATCGCGGTCTGGCACCGGCAATTTCGCCGCTGCTTTGGCCAATTCGCCGTAGCCCAAGGCTTTGCCGCTGGGGATGTGCAGTATCCGGTGCTGCTCGGCGCGGACTTCTGTTACCGGCACGCGCCAACGCCCTGCCGCCGCAGCTTCCAGCATTTGTCTGGCAGCCGCGCCGACTCGGCGCATCGGCATGAAAAAGTGGCGCATGCTACGGGAACCGTCGGTGTCTTGATTGCCAAAGCGCTTTTCGTCACCGGGCGCCTGCACGACATGCACCCTGGACCAATCGGCTTCCAGCTCGTCAGCCACCACCATCGGCAAGCTGGTGCGTATGCCCTGCCCCATCTCGGAACGGTGGCAGATGATGCTTACCGCACCGTCGGCGGCGATAGCCACGAACACCAAAGGATTATCGACCCAACCGTGCGGCATTGCGTCGGCCCCGAACTTGCCGGCGGCTGCCGGTGCGGCGGCTTCGTCCGCTCTGAGCAAAGTAGGCAGACCGACGGCCAACACGAAGCCGCTTAAAGCAAACTGCTTGATAAAGGTCCGGCGACTGACGTTGTCGATCAAATAACCGTCGTCGACCGCGTTCTGATCGGTATCGGCTTGCAGAAATTCGATGGAGTTTTTCATGATTGCACCTCCGGCAAACCGGCAGCCTGCTTGATCGCGGCGCGAATCCGCGGATAAGTGCCGCAACGGCATAGATTGCCGCTCATGGCTTTATCGATGTCGGCATCGCTGGGTTGCGGATGATTTTTGAGCAAAGCCGTAGCCGCCATCACTTGCCCGGCCTGGCAGTAGCCGCATTGCGGCACGCCCAAATTCAACCAAGCGTCCTGAACTTTTTTACCGGTCTGATCCTGTTCTATCGCTTCGATAGTGACAATTTTTTTGCCCACCGCAGCCGAAATAGGCGTGACACAAGCGCGCGTTGGCTCACCGTCGATATGCACCGTACAGGCGCCGCACACTGCCATGCCACAACCGTACTTGGTGCCGGTCAACCCTAATTGGTCGCGCAGCGCCCAAAGCAGTGGTGTGTCAGCGGGCAGATTTATCTTGCGGCTTTTACCGTTGATATTGAGCGTTGTCATGAGTTTTCTCGCTTCGGTCGGCGGTTGATAACGGCGCCGGCACATCCATCAGCAATATCGGCGCGATAGTTCGCAGCATGGTACACGGGCGGGATTGGGCAGTAAAGGCACTTGGCGTTGGAACAAACTAAAACGTTGGTACATGGCGTTTTAGTCATTTGGGGATAAAGAAACTACCAGGAATGATACTGATGACGGGCCTCTAGCTATCTCCCGACCTAGAGGCTTACGTCACCAGCACCACCCATGATTTGCACCAATCTTCGACAAGCTTGCGATACAAGAAGTCAGAAAATTAGCTTTTACTACATATGGAAAATATGAGGCTGCCGACTATCTTGTCTGATTGCTCTCACGGAAAAAATAAATTTTTCACTGCCAGCAACCTCATAAGCTCAGGTTACCGCGGGTAATTTCATAGTCAAGGTGACTTGGAAACAGAATTTATCGAAGGTAAAAATATTAGCGCTACTTGAAAAAACTCTTGTTTTACCGTCTTCAATAACAAGGTTTTCTGTCCTGAAGCGCCATCGCTCAGGTAACTTTCGATTTAGCAAATAAAGCCGCGCCGACAATACCGGCCTGGTTTAAAAATGCCGCCGGCTTCACCGGCGTTTTTATGCCTATCTGCTCTTTGAATTTATCGAATTTTTTACTCGCGCCGCCGCCCAAAATAATCAAATCGGGCCAGAACAGTTTTTCCATCGTATTCAAATAAATGCTGAAGCGATTGCCCCAAGCTTTCCAACCCAAATCTTGCAGTTTACGGGCAGCATCGGATGCGTAACGCTCGGCCTCCAGCCCATTTTCCAGATACACGTGACCCAGTTCCGTATTGGGTAGCAGATGTCCATCGGTAAACAGCGCGGTTCCCAAACCGGTGCCGATAGTGATCAACAGAACCACGCCTTTTTGGTCGGCACCCTCGCCGAAATGCATTTCCGCAATACCTGCCGCGTCCGCATCGTTTAAGTTGTGACACTCGCAGTTAGTGGCTTCTGAAAACAATTTATCGATATTGGTGCCGATAAAGGCCTTGGAGATATTCGCCGCCGTGCGCACCACGCCCTGTTGAATCGCGGCCGGAAAACCGCAGCCAATGGGCCCGGTCCAGCCAAAATGCAATACCAACTGCGCCAGCACTGCGGCTACTGCCTCCGGGGTTGCCGGCTGCGGCGTATCGATCCGGTGCCGCTCGGAGACCAGTTCGCCCGTCAAGGTATCGACAATCGCACCTTTGATACCCGAACCGCCAATATCCACACCAAGAATTTGCATAAAATATCCTGAAAGTTTGCCATGCAGATTGGACATTCTAGGCGAAGAGCAGCTAAGAGCTTAGAAAATTTTCCGTCAAAATGATCGGCAAACACAGGTTGCCGCTATCGATTTCCGGTGTTGAGTAATTGATGAATCAGGTAACCGTGGTCAATTATTAGCCAATTTACGAGCGCCTGCTTAAATACAGCAACTTGCGCTGACTTTTACCAGCCTA
The window above is part of the Methylomonas sp. ZR1 genome. Proteins encoded here:
- the ppgK gene encoding polyphosphate--glucose phosphotransferase — protein: MQILGVDIGGSGIKGAIVDTLTGELVSERHRIDTPQPATPEAVAAVLAQLVLHFGWTGPIGCGFPAAIQQGVVRTAANISKAFIGTNIDKLFSEATNCECHNLNDADAAGIAEMHFGEGADQKGVVLLITIGTGLGTALFTDGHLLPNTELGHVYLENGLEAERYASDAARKLQDLGWKAWGNRFSIYLNTMEKLFWPDLIILGGGASKKFDKFKEQIGIKTPVKPAAFLNQAGIVGAALFAKSKVT
- a CDS encoding NAD(P)/FAD-dependent oxidoreductase produces the protein MADSKHIIIVGAGPGGLCAGMLLSHRGFKVSIFDKHPHVGGRNRAITMDGFTFDTGPTFLLMKGVLDEMFELCGRRSEDYMQFMPLSPMYRLLYDDREINVFSDRENMRAELERVFDEGSAGYERFMDNERSRFNRLYPCITRDYSNWSSFFSLDLIKALPWLAFPKSVFNNLGQYFDKEKMRLAFCFQSKYLGMSPWECPALFTMLPYLEHEYGIYHVAGGLNKIATAMAQVVTESGGEIHLNAEVASLIVEDGATKGVRLQNGEEVRGDEVIVNADFAHAMTHLLEPGTLRKYDHQELQKCEYSCSTFMLYLGLDKQYDLPHHTIVFAKDYRTNIRNIFSNKTLTEDFSFYVQNASVSDASLAPAGKSALYVLVPMPNNDSGVDWQTHCAAVREQVLDTLGARLGLSDLREHIECEKIITPGTWESDEHVYKGATFSLSHKFSQMLYWRPHNRFEELDNCYLVGGGTHPGSGLPTIYESARISSNLISRKHRVHFKEIQQSTWLKKAKA
- a CDS encoding (2Fe-2S)-binding protein, which codes for MTTLNINGKSRKINLPADTPLLWALRDQLGLTGTKYGCGMAVCGACTVHIDGEPTRACVTPISAAVGKKIVTIEAIEQDQTGKKVQDAWLNLGVPQCGYCQAGQVMAATALLKNHPQPSDADIDKAMSGNLCRCGTYPRIRAAIKQAAGLPEVQS
- a CDS encoding aldehyde dehydrogenase family protein, with protein sequence MQAVSPVDGRVLGDFPVSDLQAIQQQMLAARAAAQIWGKRPVAERAKILAKLVPLLMAELDSICEQISLTTGKVRTEALLGEIYPVLDLARYYQKYAANILGYQGIPTSPFAFPGATAGIERRPYGVVAVISPWNYPFQLSVGPMLTALFAGNAVILKPSELSLQVGQLVFDLFKQLDLPDSLVQWLVGDGETGARLIDARPDLVFFTGGLNSGKAVMQRAAQHPIPVLLELGGKDPMLVFNDAALQRAADAALYGAFCNSGQVCVSVERLYVQQDCHDEFLSLLQQGVSQLQVGHGPHGDLGAMTSERQIAVVEAHYQDAIAQGAQASGPLERQGNYLKPVVLWNVHHGMRVMREESFGPLLPVMAFADEAEAIRLANDSEFGLNASIWSQDIAKAERVAGQLEVGNWAVNDVIKNIGHPGLPFGGVKKSGFGRYHGAEGLRSFTYPVAGMTSRSHLPKEPNWFPYSEQRYQDFKGYMDFVYGEGSLLQRIKRNWPALQAFREYSAFDLTQRWQNLKLLLSWKRDY
- a CDS encoding xanthine dehydrogenase family protein molybdopterin-binding subunit, which produces MKNSIEFLQADTDQNAVDDGYLIDNVSRRTFIKQFALSGFVLAVGLPTLLRADEAAAPAAAGKFGADAMPHGWVDNPLVFVAIAADGAVSIICHRSEMGQGIRTSLPMVVADELEADWSRVHVVQAPGDEKRFGNQDTDGSRSMRHFFMPMRRVGAAARQMLEAAAAGRWRVPVTEVRAEQHRILHIPSGKALGYGELAKAAAKLPVPDRDSLRLKNSAEFRYIGKGRQGIYDGRDIVSGRAMYGIDTQLKGLLYAVVARPPVLGGTVLKFDASAALKVPGVVKVVELPSSPLPAEFNPLGGVAVIASNTWAAIQGRNALKIEWNNGEHASYDSLVYKAELEAAVRQPGKVVRQQGDVDAALQGAVKRLEAEYYLPHLAQAPMEPPAATARIVKGNCEIWTCTQAPQLTRDKVAKWLKLPEDKVTVNVTLLGGGFGRKSKPDYVIEAALLSQAMQGKPVKVTWTREDDLHHSYFHTVSLERLEAGLDAQGKPVAWLHKTAAPSISSTFGPDSKQQMPVELGMGVINVPFAIDNLRIENPPAAAHTRIGWFRSVSNIPHAFAVQSFVAEMAAAAGRDHRDFLLDLIGPARRIDPTSLNDTWNHGESPALYPVDTGRLRRVIETVTREAGWGRQLPKGQGLGLAAHYSFVTYVAVVVEVVVDEAGKLSIPRVDVAVDCGPQVNPERIRAQIEGACIMGVSLATLGEISFKNGAVQQDNFHAYQLTRIDDAPREIKVHLLPPAEFDTPLGGVGEPGVPPIAPALCNAIFAATGQRIRQLPIGDQLLKD
- a CDS encoding NAD(P)/FAD-dependent oxidoreductase; protein product: METGLLMKQNNNNKRVVVIGAGLGGLSAAISLASEGFAVELVEKNDKVGGKLNIMTKDGFTFDLGPSILTMPHIFEALFTKVGKNMADYVGIEKVEPHWRNFFEDGTTIDLCEDEQNQRRELDKLGPNTAAEFANFMAYSKKLGTETEAGYFAKGLDTFWELLKFYGPIRALNFDVFRSMDQGVKRFISHPKLVDILNYFIKYVGSSPYDSPALMNLMPYIQYEYGLWYVKGGMYGLAQALEKLAIELGVSIRLNSEVEEIQYQAGKATGIKLQDGEVLAADIVVSNMEVIPAMDKLLHNSPAELKKMQRFEPTCSGLVLHLGVNRLYPQLAHHNFFYSDHPREHFDAVFHSGKLSDDPTIYLVAPCKTDPSQAPDGCEIIKILPHIPHINPDKPLTADDYWALRERVLAKLERMGLTDLRQHIVTEEYWTPLDIQAKYYSNLGSIYGVVADRWKNLGFKAPQRSKQLSNLYFVGGSVNPGGGMPMVTLSGQLVRDKILADLGQA
- a CDS encoding PA4780 family RIO1-like protein kinase translates to MKTPKRLEPLIDSGLIDEVIGSLKSGKEAAVYVVRCGSEICCAKVYKEADQRSFKKSVLYQEGRKVRNSRRARAMEKGSSYGRKEQESAWQNAEVTALYRLADAGVRVPKPYNFIDGVLLMELVADADGHPAPRLNDLEMPAELAREYHAFLIGQIVRMLCDGLVHGDLSEYNVLVGSDGPVIIDLPQAVDAAGNNNARAMLERDVANMAAYFGQFAPELLTTHFGKEMWKLYQSGDLHPETQLTGHFADSNKPADLRSVIREIDAAREDNEAKQRFLQTP